The Procambarus clarkii isolate CNS0578487 chromosome 15, FALCON_Pclarkii_2.0, whole genome shotgun sequence genomic interval atagtgaaccccacacaaggatagtgaacactacggcagggatagtgaacaccacaccaagggtagtgaacaccacgccaaggatagtgaacaccacgccaaggatagtaaacactacgctaaggatagtgaacaccacaccaagggtagtgaacaccaagctaaggttagtgaacaccacgccaaggatagtgaacaccacgccaaggataataAACACTAcatcaaggatagtgaacaccacgccaaggatagtgaacaccacgccaaggatagtgagcaccacactatggatagtgaacaccacaccaagggtagtgaacaccaagctaaggatagtgaacaccacgccaagcatagtgaacaccacacaaaggattgtgaacaccacgccaaggataataAACACTAcatcaaggatagtgaacaccacgccaaggatagtgaacaccacgccaaggatagtgagcaccacactaaggatagtgaacaccacgccaaggatagtgaacataacactaaggatagtgaacaccacacttaggatagtgaacaccacactaaggatagtgaacataacactaaggatagtgaacaccacactaaggatagtgaacataacactaaggatagtgaacactacgctaaggatagtgaacaccaaaccaagggtcGATGAAAAGAAAACATCAATATTATGGTGCTTTTATTTTAACTAATTTGTTCGTCACATTTTTAACGTATTGCTCGACTACGTAAATTGTGATGTATTAGGAGTAGGCCActatctccagaggaagatcacatctcgagaagatcacatctcgagaagatcacatctcaggaagatcacatctcgagaagatcacatcacaggaaaaTCACATCTTGGGGAAATCACATCTCGTGAAGAtcgcatctccagaagatcacattcaaagaagatcacatctccagtagataacatctccagaagatcacatttgcagaagatcacattcccagaagatcacatctccagaagataacatctccagaagatcacatcaccagaagatcatatcacgagaagatcacatctccagaagatcacatctcgagaagatcacatctccagaagatcacattcccagaagatcacatctcaagaagataacttctccagaagatcacatcaccagaagatcacatcacgagaagatcacataacagaagatcacatctccagaagatcacatctcaagaagataacatctcgagatcacatctcgagaagatcacatctcgagaagatcacatcaccagaagatcacatctcgagaagattacATCTCGAGAAgaacacatctcgagaagatcgcttctcgagaagatcacatctacagaagatcacatcaccagaagatcacatctccagaagatcacatctcgagatgatcacatctccagaagatcacatcaccagaagattacATCTTGAGAAgaccacatcaccagaagatcacatccccagaaaatcacatctccagaagatcacatctccagaagatcacatctcgagaagatcacatctcgagaagatcacatctcgagaagatcacatccccaaaggatcacatctccagaagatcacatctcgagaatatCATATCTCTAGAAGTTATCACATCTCCGgaaaatcacatctcgagaagatcacatcttcagaagatcacatctccagaggaagatcacatctccagaagatcacatctcgagaagatcacatctctagaaaatcccgtctccagaagatcacgtctccagaacatcacatctacagatgatcacatctccagaagatcacatctccagaatatcacatctcgggaacatcacatctctagaagatcacatcacTAGAATataacatctccagatgatcacatctccagaagatcacatcaccagaagatcatatctcgagaagatcaaacctccagaagatcacatctccagaacatcacatcaccagaagatcacatccttacaagatcacatccccagaagatcacatctccataagatcacatctacagaagatcacatctccagaagatcacatctccagaagatcacatcaccagaagatcacatctccagatgatctcatctccagaagatcatatcaccagaagatcacatctcgagaagatcacatctccaaaaatcacatctcgagaagaacacattaccagaagatcacatccccagaagatcacatccttagaagatcacatccccagaaaatCACATCTCCATAACATCATATctacagaagatcacatctccagaagatcacatctccagaagatcaca includes:
- the LOC138364969 gene encoding nuclear speckle splicing regulatory protein 1-like; amino-acid sequence: MGSEHYAKSSEHLVMGSEPLTKRSEHHARSSEHYAKGSEHHVKGSEQYTKGSENHDKGSEHHAKFSELHATFSEYHAKGSEHHAKGSEHHAQGGEHPVKGSEHHARGREHHAKGSEHHAKGVGHYLQRKITSREDHISRRSHLRKITSREDHITGKSHLGEITSREDRISRRSHSKKITSPITSREDHITRRSHLEKITSREEHISRRSLLEKITSTEDHITRRSHLQKITSRDDHISRRSHHQKITS